The genomic stretch agaaCAAATAGCACAAGAAAAATGATAGGGGAGTTCACGATTGCTTGCCTAAATCTTTCTATCCTTTTCATGATGGAGAAATAGTATCCTCCAAAGTATGAATTCATCATACTCCTAATTTTTTTAAACCCATATATATGACTTTCATATGTAAACTTTAAGTTACATTAAATGACAAATAATATCTTCTAAAAGTCCATTCTGATTATAAGAAATTTCAACCGTAGCTAATTTATGTTTTTTGAATGAATATATgtgaaagagaaaaatatatgctATATCAAAATTTGCAAAAGGTAACTACAAAAGATCATGAATAATGATTATTATAAAAATGACTACATCATCATCTAATTTACAACCCAAAAAAAATTGAGTAAGAAAAATTATTATAACAGAatcattcttttccctctttgtatatcaaaatgagttccttgTCAAAATACCAATTTGTtaccaaaatataaatattaacaaTATTAATATTTATGACTTATCAAATGAAGCCAATGTTCTCTGTTCATTTCTCTTTTGTTGCACCAAAGTACGAGACATAACAGGAATATTATGTCCTATCCATTTATTCCATTTATTATTGTGCTGTGAACTTACCTATCTTTGAATCTCTCGTCCAACAGCACTAATCTTTGACCTCATTTCTATAAATCCCTCGCAACCAACACCACTGTTTCCTTGACAAAGAACACAGCAAGACGTGACAGCAAAAGACCTCTCCAACAGTAGTTTTGAAGCATGTCTTTGTCACGGTGTTCCATTAACGATAAAGCTATTGACCTTTAGGACTCGTGCTGCTATTTAGAAATGAAATCCTTTCTTGGGGGAAACGGCAGTGAGATAAATATGTGCCCTAATATTTAATATCTTAACTATGGATGGGGACGACGCTTAGTCAATCTCTTGATGTTTCTCTTGTTTGCTTCAGCTGTGTCTCTACAGTACATATGCTAATTTTTAACCagacaaaacaaaaaaaacattaaTGTCAGGAACAAATTGTTGCTTTACCACCCATCCGCTTGACACAAATGAATGATTTGTGATCTTAGTGTATTATATATGGAAATATCCAAAACATTAATATCAGGAACAAATTGTTCTTTTAGCCTTTTTCtctaaacactttagaagatgtaGTTCCCGTGCATGTATCAGACTCTCTCTAAGCATGTTCTCAAGAAGCACAAAAGATAGTAGACAAACAAGTAGTAACTGTGTACTAAATTTGTTTCGATACTGACCTGGAGCAGTTGCTTCGGAAGCTCCACGGTGATGAGTCCACCTTTGCAACCAATACTGCCGAGGTTGCAGCCGATGATGATGTTCTCTCTAGCTTGTAGTGGTTCACTACCATGCACGAGAGGCACGGTGTTGGGCAAATCAATATATCTTTTTGCATTTGTTGGTACTCCTTAAAAACTAACTCTGGAAATCAACTTTACCATATCATCTGCCTTATTGCTTAAGCTTGCTCGAACCGGAACTTCCCTGGAAGAATCAGTTTTCAGCCCTGAGTTCATTCAAACCTAAACCAGACATTTTGAAATGAGGCCTCACTACAGTCAACACCAGTGATGCAGAGTTCAAAAATCTTGAAAGAACCTGATTTTGGTCTGATCTGGTACAAAACTTGAATCCGTCCTTAGGCAGGATCTGGCTCTAATTTGACCTGCATAGGCTTGAGGCTAACAGCCATGACTACCATGTTAAGATGTGCTTATGCGGCAGACTTGAGCATGTATCTTGGGTCTGAAGACACCATCAGATTCTTTGGTAGGGTGAACTGCTCTAGAACAACTTCGAAATTTCTATAATGATTGCCAGAAATCATTGTGAGCGCAATGCAAATATTGGAGATCGCATAAAATGGCTCCAATCTGTCCAGAATGTGTCACTCTGACTAGAGGATACCAGCATAACCATCCAATGGATCACCAGAAATCATTGCAAGAGCAATGGGCATCTCGAAAATGGTGGAAACGGCTCCTATCTCTGACCACAATGTATCGATTCCAGATCTTGGATATTAGCTTGATTGCAGAATGACAATCCTCACATACCCTTAAGTTCTTCAGAACATGAATTGGCAAATTGGATGGCAATTTCATGATTCCGAAAGCAATTGCCATCTTCTCACTATGAGTAAACAATGCCTGTTCCTTTTCCTCCTCGTCCATTTCCACGGATATCTGTTCTGTGATTGGTGAATAACCTGCCAATTTCAATCTCTCCGCCATCTCACCTATCATAGATTGAATCTCCATAATATCTGGGTGCATCTGGTCACCAGCAATGAACTTGTGTACCTGTCCCCCTACTGTAATCGAGCTATAACCTGCAGTCTTTTTAACGCCCCTCTCTTCCATCAAGCGCCGGATCTTGTAAGCATCTGCCCACCTTTTATTATCAATGTATATGTTGTATAACTGGACATATACAGCATCCTCTTGTGGCTCTAACTCAAGGAGATGCTTTGTTGCTTTCTCTGCTAACTCTGTGTTCTTGTATAGCCTGCAGGCACTTAACATGGACCCCCATATAACTGCATTTGGTTCCATCGGCATGGTTTCAATAAGTTCAATTGCCTCTTGCAAACGTCCACGACGACCAAGCAAATCTACCATGCATCCGTAGTGCTCAATCTCAGGTTTGATGCTGTATAGACTACTCATCTCATCAAAAAACATGTGTCCCTCCTCTAAAAGACCTGAATGACTGCATGCAGTCAGAACACTGACATAAGCTACTGCATTGGGTCTTAAACCCTTATTCTTCATCAAACAGAAATGCTCAAGTGCATGCTTTCCCATTCCATTCATTGCAAGGCCTGAAATAATCACAGTCCAAGTCTGTGCGTCCCTTTCCTCCATCCTATTGAAAACTAACATTGCTTGATCCATCTTCCCACATTTTGCATACATGTCCAGTAATGCAGTACCAAGAAAAACATCACGCTTTACCAGTCCCTGCTCAACATAAGCATGCAAGACTTTGCCTTTGCTTAACACACCTAAATTAGCACAAGCTGTGAGCAAGCCTACCAATGTGAACTTATCTGGCCGCAAGCCAGACATCTGCAGTTTTGCAAACAAGAGCAATGCTTCCTTAAGCCTACTGCTCTGGATGTACCCGGTCAACATTGCGTTGAATGAGATGATATCAGGGGAATCCATCTGTTCAAAGAGCGAGCGACCTATGTCTATGTCGCCCATCTTGCAGTACCCGTCAATGATAGCATTCCAAGCTGGTACAATCTTGTGATCCATCGAATCGAAAATCTGATAAGCAGACTTGATATCTCCACCCTTTGCATACATATCAATTAGGGCGACTGCGAGATTGCTACTGATTCCAATTCTCTTCTCGATGACAAGCTGATGAATCCACTTGCCCAATTTCAGATCCCGCAACCGCGCACATGCTGATAGGACAGCAGCCATGGCTACAGTGTCCGGCGTGACATCATCGGATAGCATCTCCTTGAAAAGCTGAACAGCTTCCTCAGCCCTTCCGGCTTTAGCATAGCCTGCTATCATACTCGTCCACGAGACCACATTCCTCACAGGCATTTTGTCAAACAACTTCCGAGCTTCATCCACCGAGCCAAACTTCACAAGACCTCCGATGATCGTTGTCCACGAGACAACATCCTTCTGGACAATCGGTCCAAATGCCCGCATCGCATCATCGATCCACCCGAATTCAATATACATATGGACCAAAGAATTCGCGATGTGGCCGTAGCGTTCGGGAAAGAGTTTGACGGAAACACCATGCACCATCTGCCCCTCAAGAACGAAAGCCGAGAGGCCACAGGATTTGAACAAGAACTGAAAGGTGTAAGCGTCGGGCGGTACATCCTTTCGACGCATTTGGTGGTACAAATGGAGGGATTCCCTGGGGCGATGGTTCCTAGAACAAGTCCGGATGATGGTGTTCCACTGAAAAGCGGACGGGTCCGGGATTTGAAAGAAGAAATTTAGGGCATAGGAGAGATCGGCAGAGCGATCGGAAAAGCCAGTGAGGCATTTCAGCAGAAGGGTTGTGGACGGGGGATGGACGAGAGCTCCAGCGACGATGAGTCGCGCGTGGAGTTGGGTTGCTTGCTTCAGAGATGAAGGATTTGGCCATTGCAGTCGCATACACGAGCAATAAGGACAGATGAGATTGAACGTAACAGAAAAAAACGAGTCGTTCTAATACCAAAGACGATAAAACGAACGAGCAATGGACTCTGCAGAGAAACAAATAATTCACAACAAATAATTCACCCAATTCAGGATTCATTCCTCTCTGTTTACCAATGGGACGTAGGAGCGCTGCGTTCTATTGGCTCCTGCTGGTGGTTCCCACGCAGCCTGTGACCATCTCGGACCGGGGTCCACGGTGGGAGTCAATAGGAATCCTACTTTCTGTGTCCCGTTGCTCGGTCAGCACACAACAAGATAGGCCGTACGATACGACACCTGCGTACCACCGGCAGAGGCAGTGTGCGGTGTGGCCCACCGACTTCCGAGGAGGACAATAATGTTCTGATCCAAGGATATTTCTACCCGATTAATATCGCCATAGCACAAACACACCTCAATTGGAGTATACATACCTCCAAATCGTGACAAATATCGCTGACATACACCACCCGAGCATACATACCTTAAAACTTAGGCTACGTGATGGATAAGAACAGTTCCTACTTGAACGGGTGAACGAACATGTTGGTATCATCGAGTCCCTGTAAATTCGAGGTAATTCTAACTaccaagaaaaataaatattcatgTCATTAAATGCATGCGAGAGGCAAAGCGGCGAAAGAAGAGAGCACAAGTCCCTTCCGTCCGCCGCTATTTATATCTCTCCTCCCCCATTGCTCTGCAGACGACGCAACCCAACACGCCTCACTCATGGCCTTTCCACTTCCGCTGCCGCCTCGTCCTCTGCTCATTCTTTTCCTGCTCGTACCGTCGCTTCTTCTACCCTCTCGTTCCTCCGCCAATGAAACCGCCGTAACTCCTCCCTCCACCGCCCTTAATCCATTTACCGCCAAGGCCGCCGTGATACGGTACTGGAACCGCAAGGTCACCGCCAACCGCCCGCAACCGGCCTTCCTCCTGTCCAAGCTTTCCCCGCTCTCCGCCCTCGACTACGCCACCTTCTCCTCTCTTGCTGCCGCTGGGCCGTCCGCTCTTTCCCCGCGCCTCCCCGCCCTCTGCGCTGCCGCCCGCCTCCTCTGCTTCCCCACCCGCTTCGAGTCCTACGCCTCCGCCACCACTGCACGTGATGGCCCCTCCGACTTCGCGACCTACCAGACCTCCAACTTCTCTAACTACGCCACCGGCGCGGTCGGTGGGACCCAATCGTTCGAGAACTACTCCGAGTCCCTCAACGTGCCGGTCGACACCTTCCGCCGCTACAGCCGCGACTCCGCCGGCCATAACGACTCCTTCGCGTCCTACGCCCCTGGAGGCAACGTCGTCACCGCCAAATTCACCAGCTACGCTTCCTCCGCCACCGGCGGCACCGGGGATTTTACTTCTTACGGTGATGATACCAACAATCCTGAACTCAAGTTCACCAACTACGACGCCCAAGCCAACGGTCGCCACCAGTCCTTCGGAAGCTACTCCGACGACGCCAATTCCGGCGACCAGTCCTTTGCCGGGTATGGCAAGGACGGCAACGGTGTCGTCTCCGCATTCGCCAGCTACGCCAATGACTCCAACGTCATCGGTTCCGGTTTCGCCGGCTACGGCGAGGGCGCCAATGCGGCGAGAGATAGTTTCACCAACTACGGTTTCAACGGCAACGTGCCGGAGAACAACTTCCGGTCCTACGGAGATCGCGGTAACGGCGGATCGGAGAGGTTCTCGAGTTATCGTGACGAGTCGAACGTCGGAGACGACAGCTTCACCTCCTACGCCAAAGGCAGCAACGCTGGCACAGCCGAATTCGACAACTATGGGAACTCCTTCAACCCCGGCAGCGATTCCTTCAAAGGCTACGGTCAAGGGTTCGGCAATCATGAAATCACGTTCAAGAGCTACATCGGCGAGAACAATTCCTTCAAGGGCTATGCCAAGTCCGGCATCGACTTCAAGGCCTATCGCCACCCATCATCCTCGCCCTCCTCCGCCCACGCCGCCGATGCCGCAGTGAAGCCCGTCAAGAAGATAGCAGGGCACTGGCTGGTGGAGCCGGGTAAGTTTTTCCGCGAGCACGAGCTCCGGAGCGGCAACTTGATGCCGATGCCGGACATCCGCGACAAGATGCCGGCGCGGTCGTTCTTGCCGCGGTCGATCGCCGGGAGAATCGCCTTCTCAGCAGCCGAGGTGCAGCGGTTCTTCGGGATTCCGGCCGACACGGCGCTGGGGAAAGCGGTGGCCGACACGGTGGCGGAGTGCGAGAGGGCGCCGAGCCGGGGTGAGACGAAGCGGTGCGCGACGTCGGCGGAGGACGTGATTGACTTCGCGGTGGCGATGCTGGGGAGCAACGTGGTTGCGCGGAGCACGGAGAGCACGGCCGGGTCCAAGGGTACCGTCCTGATAGGGAAGGTGCGGGGGGTGAACGGCGGCGGCGTCACCCGGTCGGTGTCGTGCCACCAAAGCCTCTTCCCGTATCTGGTGTACTACTGCCACTCGGTGCCACGGGTACGGGTGTACGTGGCGGACATCCTAGCCGTCCAAACCAAGGAGAGGATCAATCGCGGTGTTGCCATCTGTCACCTTGACACGTCGGACTGGAGTGCGAGCCACGGGGCCTTCCTGTCGCTGGGGTCCGCCCCCGGGAGGATCGAGGTCTGCCATTGGATCTTCGAGAGAGACATGACGTGGACGGTGGCCGATTGATTGACTGATTACGGGCGATCCTCCCAGTAGGAGTGTTGtgttctgtctctctctctctctcttttcatttttcttccttttctttttgatctCTTTTCCATGAAGCTTGAAGAAGAAATAATGCGGAAATTTGAGTAGCTGATCTTTGCATTGGATTGGATTGTGGTTGTTATTTTTTATGTGGATTTCAGCGAGTACTATGGAAGAAAATTAGTTCTTCGATGTTGCTGCTTTTCTGTAGAACCCTAATGTATCAATCGGTTTCTTTCTCCATGCAGGATGAAGAAAGAGAGTGTCACTCACATGAACGCAGTAACTGTTCATGGGAGGAGGGATTTCATGTCAATGATTGGTAGAGAGTGTCATCAAAATCATTAGAGAACGTCATAATGCACAagccatcccatcccatcccctCTGAAAAGTTCATCATCAGGAAGATACACCGAGGGTGGCGACATGTCTTGTCCCCGACAAGGAATCCTTAGCAGCTTGGCGATCGATCATAGTCTCTCTTCTGCTCCAGGAATTTAATATGGAAAGAGAAGGAAAACGAACAATAACTTAAAAGAACACTCATTATCTAGATCACTCGAGGCAAGAAGaactgttcctcaaacagttcctCAGGCAAGAAGAACAGTAACTTAAAAGAACTCTGCTGTCACCTCAAATATGATCTGCTAATGAATTTAACAGGAAAGTGAAAGCTATCACACGTTCCCTTATCTGCTGTAAGATGCAACATCACGGTTGATTACAAGCTCAAAAGGCTTGTGAAGTACAAGTGGGTAGGGTTTCTAGAGTAAGCATGACAGGGTGAGCATTGCATTCGAAGCAACAAGTCCAGAAGGTCATCAACATCATTGCAGCAGTGAGCAGAGCAGGCTGCAGAGGGAGCAGCACAGGCATGCGAAGTGGAAGGCAAAGAAGGATGAAGTGGAAGGCAAGATGAGTAAAGAGACCACAGGGTACACGATTCCCAGATTCCAACTCAAACAACACGTACACGAGTCCACGTGCCAACTCAGATTAGGTACACAGCGATCTTGAAGTGTCTGCTTTTGGTGGACATGAATCTTCTCTTTCCAGTGAGTCAGAGGTGAAGGCAATGAGACGTTCTCTTTGCCAGCCAGACATACATGCTGCAAATTTGACGTGTAATAGCTACAACAGGATCGATATTGCCTGAGGACCTCTGAGACCTCGTATAAGAGCCACTTGGGAATCTGAGACGACACGAGAGTCCCAGCACGGTCGCCGAGTGGACAAGCATCGAGTGCTTGGTGGCCATGGCTGAGGCTTCTCGGAAGCATCTCTTTGCCTTTTATGAGTAGGAATGAAGCATGCCAAAAGCAGACTGCGCACACCGTCCGTCAGTCACTTTGTACCTTTTTATGTCACCATAACCCTTACTCGCATTCAAGCAATCAATTTAGACTCGCATTTCTGAACCGATTGATGACCCGATGGATGCGATTCCAGCCTGTCAATCGAACCGGTTTGACCCGACCCTATACGGTTATTGGGCCCGTCTCGGCCTCGATAAAATCCATACGAACTCAATACGGTGAATGAGACAGGGATTGTAATTATGGATGTATTGAATTGCTATATTGTCATAAAATTAATAGTGATAGGCTCGAGGTGTCTTGGTGCAATGTCACACAAAAACCAGGGAAGATGACTCTCTTATGACATCCATGCAGCCTTTAAATCACACCCCTTCGACGTCGTCGGTGATCGCACGCGCGCGTACACAAAAGTAATAAACCTTCTCGAATTATTTCTTTTGGGGTTCTTTAGTCCCATATCGCCAGTCGACGCAGTCACGGTTGGTCGAGGCCGCTATATTAGAGCAGACCGGCTACAATACCAAGCATACCTTTCtcggccttttggctaagatcaagtgtagtatctgttcttatcagtttaatatctgatacgTGGGTCATCGGCccactatgatattaaattaatttgtTGTGGGGTAGGGCCCGCTCCAGTAGCTTGCTTCTGGGGCCCTTGAGCGTCGCCCATGCGTTGCACTGCAGCGTGGGCCCGGCGCACCCCTACCAAAAACTAAATTTGAAATTTTATGTTAAtgttatatagatatatatgtatatatatttatttattcaatTACGAAGATAATTGTATTAAATTGTTTTTATTAGAGTACATTGGCTCCAAACTATGGTTGTTCCATGTTGGTGCCGACTGCGCGTTCAAGTCTCCCAAGCCTCGAAGCTGCTAGCGACGAAATCGTAGTGCGCCCCGATTAGCTTCAAGGTCGTCTTCTCCAGCGCGTCGCTGACGAAGGGGTAAGTCTTCAGGTTCTCAAGGGAGACATTCACCGCTTCCTGCGCACACATGCAAACTGTCTTAGATGACTGTTTCAGTTTGGGAAGACGATCGAATGCGATCTTTTCGCACGAGTACCTTCTCGCATTGGGTGCATTGATCAGCGAAAGATAAGGCTGCGTGCTCAGCCACCACCTTCTCCTTTGCCGGCAAACAAATCTTCACCCACTCCTCTATGAAGTCACTGTCCCAAAACAGATAGAGATGATGATTAGGAGCTCATCATGATCCTTCTGCAGAAAAGTAGTCAGAAAGCAATATGCCTTCCGAGTGGCAGAGGACAAAATGAACCCAATTCCCAACCTTTTGGGAGAGCAGATGGAAGCAGAATTGATGTCACTAAATCCCCTAACCTCTCTCATTAAACTACAATGATGCTGCAGATTTTTAAGATGAACAGAGGTGATGCTGTTGTTTCTTACGTGCTGGTGGTGCCGTCTTCTTTGATGGACATCAGCCCCTTGATTCCACCGCAGCTGCTGTGGCCCATCACCACGATGTACTCAACCTGTCGGAGAGTTTCCGAGAGAGTAAGATTctgaagaaaaacaaagaaaacataaGTGAGCAGATGATGGAATCGAGCGCGGACCTTGAGATTGAGGACGGCATATTCGATGGCAGCCCCGACCCCGGAGTACTTTGTCTGCAGGAACACCACGGATAAGCTCGTGAAAGGGGGCTTGCAAGGAGGGGACCAACCGCATAGGCtgcgatgagagagagagag from Musa acuminata AAA Group cultivar baxijiao chromosome BXJ1-3, Cavendish_Baxijiao_AAA, whole genome shotgun sequence encodes the following:
- the LOC135634947 gene encoding BURP domain-containing protein 12-like, translating into MAFPLPLPPRPLLILFLLVPSLLLPSRSSANETAVTPPSTALNPFTAKAAVIRYWNRKVTANRPQPAFLLSKLSPLSALDYATFSSLAAAGPSALSPRLPALCAAARLLCFPTRFESYASATTARDGPSDFATYQTSNFSNYATGAVGGTQSFENYSESLNVPVDTFRRYSRDSAGHNDSFASYAPGGNVVTAKFTSYASSATGGTGDFTSYGDDTNNPELKFTNYDAQANGRHQSFGSYSDDANSGDQSFAGYGKDGNGVVSAFASYANDSNVIGSGFAGYGEGANAARDSFTNYGFNGNVPENNFRSYGDRGNGGSERFSSYRDESNVGDDSFTSYAKGSNAGTAEFDNYGNSFNPGSDSFKGYGQGFGNHEITFKSYIGENNSFKGYAKSGIDFKAYRHPSSSPSSAHAADAAVKPVKKIAGHWLVEPGKFFREHELRSGNLMPMPDIRDKMPARSFLPRSIAGRIAFSAAEVQRFFGIPADTALGKAVADTVAECERAPSRGETKRCATSAEDVIDFAVAMLGSNVVARSTESTAGSKGTVLIGKVRGVNGGGVTRSVSCHQSLFPYLVYYCHSVPRVRVYVADILAVQTKERINRGVAICHLDTSDWSASHGAFLSLGSAPGRIEVCHWIFERDMTWTVAD
- the LOC135634951 gene encoding carbonic anhydrase, chloroplastic-like isoform X2; translated protein: MDPVERLTSGFERFKKEVYEENPDLFSQLAVGQSPKFMVFACADSRVCPSVVLNFQPGEAFTVRNIANMVPPYDQTKYSGVGAAIEYAVLNLKVEYIVVMGHSSCGGIKGLMSIKEDGTTSTDFIEEWVKICLPAKEKVVAEHAALSFADQCTQCEKEAVNVSLENLKTYPFVSDALEKTTLKLIGAHYDFVASSFEAWET
- the LOC103979769 gene encoding putative pentatricopeptide repeat-containing protein At5g40405 codes for the protein MRLQWPNPSSLKQATQLHARLIVAGALVHPPSTTLLLKCLTGFSDRSADLSYALNFFFQIPDPSAFQWNTIIRTCSRNHRPRESLHLYHQMRRKDVPPDAYTFQFLFKSCGLSAFVLEGQMVHGVSVKLFPERYGHIANSLVHMYIEFGWIDDAMRAFGPIVQKDVVSWTTIIGGLVKFGSVDEARKLFDKMPVRNVVSWTSMIAGYAKAGRAEEAVQLFKEMLSDDVTPDTVAMAAVLSACARLRDLKLGKWIHQLVIEKRIGISSNLAVALIDMYAKGGDIKSAYQIFDSMDHKIVPAWNAIIDGYCKMGDIDIGRSLFEQMDSPDIISFNAMLTGYIQSSRLKEALLLFAKLQMSGLRPDKFTLVGLLTACANLGVLSKGKVLHAYVEQGLVKRDVFLGTALLDMYAKCGKMDQAMLVFNRMEERDAQTWTVIISGLAMNGMGKHALEHFCLMKNKGLRPNAVAYVSVLTACSHSGLLEEGHMFFDEMSSLYSIKPEIEHYGCMVDLLGRRGRLQEAIELIETMPMEPNAVIWGSMLSACRLYKNTELAEKATKHLLELEPQEDAVYVQLYNIYIDNKRWADAYKIRRLMEERGVKKTAGYSSITVGGQVHKFIAGDQMHPDIMEIQSMIGEMAERLKLAGYSPITEQISVEMDEEEKEQALFTHSEKMAIAFGIMKLPSNLPIHVLKNLRVCEDCHSAIKLISKIWNRYIVVRDRSRFHHFRDAHCSCNDFW
- the LOC135634951 gene encoding beta carbonic anhydrase 2, chloroplastic-like isoform X1 — its product is MMARASANVQEMDPVERLTSGFERFKKEVYEENPDLFSQLAVGQSPKFMVFACADSRVCPSVVLNFQPGEAFTVRNIANMVPPYDQTKYSGVGAAIEYAVLNLKVEYIVVMGHSSCGGIKGLMSIKEDGTTSTDFIEEWVKICLPAKEKVVAEHAALSFADQCTQCEKEAVNVSLENLKTYPFVSDALEKTTLKLIGAHYDFVASSFEAWET